The following are encoded together in the Lathyrus oleraceus cultivar Zhongwan6 chromosome 3, CAAS_Psat_ZW6_1.0, whole genome shotgun sequence genome:
- the LOC127127553 gene encoding 18.1 kDa class I heat shock protein (The sequence of the model RefSeq protein was modified relative to this genomic sequence to represent the inferred CDS: added 44 bases not found in genome assembly) — MEGNYQNRNTTTTHRDHHHHHHQSRNNHPSHQTHGYEVSQTHTPHITLPPNFHEPSPIVDTIDIEWKETPEAHVFKAHLPGMKRSDVRVEVDDDRMLCIICEKSVEMEEQSGGWHRIEVASGHFVQRLTLPENSKVDHVKAYMDNDVLTINVPKNRVVNKRVRNVQVSHV; from the coding sequence agatcatcatcatcatcatcaccaatcAAGGAACAACCACCCATCACACCAAACCCATGGTTATGAAGTTTCTCAAACCCACACACCCCATATAACACTACCACCAAATTTCCACGAGCCATCACCAATTGTCGACACCATTGACATAGAGTGGAAAGAAACCCCTGAAGCTCATGTTTTCAAAGCACATCTTCCGGGGATGAAACGAAGCGACGTGAGAGTTGAAGTTGATGATGACAGAATGCTATGTATCATTTGTGAGAAGAGTGTCGAAATGGAAGAACAAAGTGGTGGATGGCACCGTATTGAGGTTGCTAGTGGTCATTTTGTTCAGCGTCTTACTTTGCCTGAAAACTCTAAGGTTGATCATGTTAAGGCTTATATGGATAATGATGTGCTCACTATTAATGTTCCTAAGAATAGAGTTGTCAACAAACGTGTTAGGAATGTTCAAGTTTCTCATGTTTGA